A DNA window from Ranitomeya imitator isolate aRanImi1 chromosome 2, aRanImi1.pri, whole genome shotgun sequence contains the following coding sequences:
- the FKRP gene encoding ribitol 5-phosphate transferase FKRP produces MRCPLCYVLVVLTLLCNVLLLYYTWHLHVRPAGRPPSSLSAGVTVIVREFRPFEHGLAELHRSFLRSRPSLHILVASETAPYPPVPGITLLRLHPYPEQPGSASRLESHVRTRLVALVPDGCALDPPDLLERMARGLRDAPPGVRLVAAGAGAALHCLHLNVSQREWTAQYRAAGIGESCGAVSGAAVLLMRSRDLFDLPFPLSRPLQAAIFIQAALRGWKVKVMADAVFPRTPFPATDHGRWKAEQAERAEEAVTMRALDIRRVRGLDGGDHWFGCSKETPRCFGTVVGETPDYLYEGRWTPPCCLRALRVTALHVIKVLEANNVRYWLEGGSLLGAARHGDIIPWDYDVDLGIYLEDVTLCPELRGAQGGSLIDEEGFVWERAVEGDFFRVQYSQSNHLHVDLWPFYPRDGLMTRDSWTGHPQDIEFPERFLRPLQTLPFAGALVQAPNHHVELLKMKFGESAIEVPQYPNPAVLRIEGQ; encoded by the coding sequence ATGCGCTGCCCGCTCTGCTACGTCCTGGTGGTGCTGACTCTGCTCTGTAACGTGCTGCTGCTGTACTACACCTGGCACCTCCACGTCCGGCCGGCAGGACGCCCTCCATCCTCGTTGTCCGCTGGGGTCACCGTCATTGTGCGGGAGTTCCGCCCCTTTGAGCATGGCCTGGCGGAGTTACACCGCAGCTTCCTGCGCTCCCGCCCTTCTCTCCATATCCTGGTGGCTTCAGAGACGGCTCCGTACCCCCCGGTACCTGGGATAACCCTGCTGCGGCTTCACCCGTACCCGGAGCAGCCCGGCTCGGCCTCCCGCCTGGAGTCCCATGTTCGCACTCGTCTGGTGGCGCTGGTTCCAGATGGATGTGCTCTGGACCCTCCTGATCTACTGGAGCGGATGGCTCGAGGACTGCGCGATGCTCCCCCCGGAGTCCGGCTCGTGGCGGCCGGAGCTGGCGCTGCCCTGCACTGTCTGCACCTGAACGTGTCTCAGCGCGAGTGGACAGCACAGTACCGAGCGGCCGGCATCGGGGAGTCCTGCGGAGCCGtgtctggcgctgccgtcctgctGATGCGCTCCCGTGACTTGTTTGACCTGCCCTTCCCTCTCTCCCGCCCTCTGCAGGCGGCCATATTTATCCAGGCAGCTCTTCGGGGGTGGAAGGTTAAGGTGATGGCTGACGCTGTGTTTCCTCGCACTCCGTTTCCAGCCACAGACCATGGTCGCTGGAAGGCCGAGCAGGCGGAGCGAGCGGAGGAGGCAGTGACAATGCGAGCGCTGGACATTAGACGGGTCCGCGGCCTGGACGGAGGGGATCACTGGTTTGGGTGCAGTAAGGAGACACCACGCTGCTTTGGGACTGTGGTTGGAGAAACCCCGGATTACCTGTATGAGGGGCGCTGGACACCCCCCTGTTGCCTCCGTGCGCTGAGGGTCACTGCCCTCCATGTTATCAAGGTCCTGGAAGCAAACAATGTACGGTACTGGCTCGAAGGTGGAAGCTTGCTGGGGGCGGCCCGGCACGGGGACATCATACCTTGGGACTATGATGTGGATCTGGGCATCTACCTGGAAGACGTCACACTGTGTCCAGAGCTTCGGGGGGCTCAGGGGGGGTCTCTCATAGATGAGGAGGGCTTTGTGTGGGAGCGGGCAGTGGAGGGCGACTTCTTCAGGGTGCAGTACAGTCAGAGCAACCACTTACATGTGgatctgtggcctttctatcccCGGGATGGGTTAATGACCCGGGACTCGTGGACCGGTCACCCGCAGGACATTGAGTTTCCAGAGCGTTTCCTCCGGCCCCTCCAGACGTTGCCTTTTGCTGGTGCTTTAGTTCAGGCTCCAAATCACCATGTGGAGCTGCTGAAGATGAAGTTTGGGGAGAGCGCAATAGAGGTTCCTCAGTATCCAAACCCAGCCGTACTGAGAATAGAGGGGCAGTGA